The Silene latifolia isolate original U9 population chromosome X, ASM4854445v1, whole genome shotgun sequence genome contains the following window.
ACAAGAATAAACCTCTTGCCATACCAAGACTCAAACTTTTCCGGTCGTAAAACTTTGAGAGACATCTATCGATTTGCCATCTTTGTCAAAGACAGCTTACTCATTGCACTTTTGTCCATCTTTGCATTATGTACTCGTTCTGGTATTTTTGAAAATCTTGGTTGTGTAGAATCCAAAGGCGTTGCTCGCACAACAAGCCCATTTCTCGAAACATAGAACAGAACAAGTAATCTCCATGTTATCCGGTGAATATGCTACGTTCCATGACTTATTTGGCATCCGCAAGTCTgttagaatatatatttttgtctcatcaatcttctccACATCTTTAAAACGGCAATCGACAAAGCCGCAACCAATTCTGTTTGGAagtctttgaaaatgttgtgCGAGTACATTTTTAAGCATGGACTTCAAAGTTTGACTTTGTTTTCCGTGGGATTTCAGAGTGTTTGTTGTCACTGTTCAATTTGGTCTGCTTGTGTCTTTGTGCTTCCAAGGCACTCTCATAGCACACCCAAAACTCAACAAGGGTCAAATGAGGTGTGAGGAACCTGTCAAAGAAACTGTTTTCACTCTCAGACCTAGAAGTAACCCTCATCAAGCTAGACATTGAAACATCTTTAAAATAGGCAGGGATCCACTGTTCCCTGAGATCGTACAAATCTGAAAACCACTCGTGTATACAAGTTGATAATCAGTCATTATCTTCCCCCATTGTTCTTCGAATTCATCAGGCTCAAgttggttgttccaaacacacctaTTGAGCCTGGTCTTAAAATACTCATCTTGAAACAGTTGATAACTGACTTTCTCTCTTAGTTTCTTCATTATGTGCCACATGCACAGTCTGTGTGTTGACTCCTTAAACACTTCCGGGACTACCGACTTCATTGATTTGTCCTGATCAGTAATTATAATTCTCGATTGGCACCCGCCCATTGCTTCCAAAAATGTCTTGAACAGCCATGTATAACACTCAATACTTTCATCACCTATCAACCCAACTCCAAACGTTATGCACCTTTTGTGGTGATCAACTACTGTGAAAGGCACAAAcaccatatcgtacttgtttgttccATATGTAGCATCTGCTGATAAAACCTCTCCGAACAAAGATGTAGTTCTTTATGCAGATCGGATCCGCCCAAAACACTCAACCCAGGCACTTGTTTTCATCTActataaaatcaaagtaaaatgaactGCATGTGTCTTTTCTCCCAATAAGATTTTCAACAAACATTTGTGCATCAAAATTACCAATGTAGGTTTTTATGTCCCTGACAAAGTTTTTGAAATCAACCTCAGTAGCCCCAATGTTGTCGTAACCTCCACACAGCTCCTTCCAACCTCTATAGGCTTTCACAACACCTAGTTTTAGCACCTTTACCTTTGTGACAAATTGCTTTTGTACCTCTGTCATTTTTCGGTTTCCTTTCAAGAATATTGTAGATTCAGGCGAAGCAAGTGGATGGTTATGCGCTTCATCGAATCTGGTAACAATATAAGTTCCATTTTCTTGGTATTTAAACTGCACTAATGCACGACAGTCAATTCTTGTAATCGGCCTAATACGGCTTTATGTCGGTCACATCGATTCTGGCATCATTCTCAGCAGATTGGTATCAGTATCAGTCCTCTTCCTTTTCCTACTTTCCTTTACACCTTGCCTATTGCAGACAACattccttaatgcaaaactgtttggtAACTCATTGCCTTTAATCCTTTTTGTTGTTGCAAGTCTTGGCGTAAACCCACAGATTGTACAATATTCTTTGTAGAATAACACGATTCTAGCGTTTCGAATACTTGTCCTACTTTAGGTTTCTTTTCCTCTGGACAGAATGGAATGTACTGGAGTGCACTTAATGTTTCAATTATTGTCCTTGGTGTTTTAAAGCTGTTATTTGTAGAAGAAGacgtagttgcatcacttgtactca
Protein-coding sequences here:
- the LOC141618023 gene encoding protein FAR1-RELATED SEQUENCE 5-like, whose product is MVFVPFTVVDHHKRCITFGVGLIGDESIECYTWLFKTFLEAMGGCQSRIIITDQDKSMKSVVPEVFKESTHRLCMWHIMKKLREKVSYQLFQDEYFKTRLNREQWIPAYFKDVSMSSLMRVTSRSESENSFFDRFLTPHLTLVEFWVCYESALEAQRHKQTKLNSDNKHSEIPRKTKSNFEVHA